From Bacteroidales bacterium, one genomic window encodes:
- a CDS encoding DUF349 domain-containing protein: MEEKTTALNAQENLGVKEAETKTADVQPVKEADAEKKPSANAHEILDGSVVDYSTKSLSEILRLFEEMVERGDQQELYKNADIIKASFYKVLKKEKIASGMFMQPGSEDAATAGEVKKTEEGEETVSNNPFAEVERGFKELYAKYKLERASYTKEQEKGKEENLKLKLGIIDEINKLLEKAEDVNHTFPAFRDLQAKWKALGAVPQEKAKDLWENYNHTIEKFYDYIKINNEFRDIDFKKNLEAKTELCKKAEYLVNAKNVVNAFNELQKLHEEWKDLGPVAKDQREPIWERFKAATSQINKKHQEYFENLKEQQKKNLAGKSELCESAEKIAEEKPEESNQWNMLSKKMEELQAKWKTIGFASKKDNQKIYDRFRAACDKFYNAKRDYYAKFKDVMQENLKKKEELCAEAEKLMESEDWKKTTDQLINLQKVWKSVGPVARKQSDVVWKRFRAACDEFFDKKAKHFGGEDEKFGENLTAKRALIEEIKAYAPKESKDENIAALRGFQERWNSIGFVPFKEKEEIVKEYDDALNLHFKDLRDPDEEKKMNRLKRLITDAKSSGKGDRGIRFEREKLLAKFRKVESDISTLENNMGFFAKSKNADLIKEDIKKKIAAGKEELKQLEEKIKMIDKNF, encoded by the coding sequence ATGGAAGAGAAAACTACCGCTTTAAATGCGCAGGAGAATTTGGGAGTAAAGGAGGCAGAGACTAAAACAGCTGATGTACAGCCTGTTAAAGAAGCCGATGCTGAGAAGAAACCGAGTGCTAATGCACATGAGATTCTAGATGGATCAGTTGTTGACTATTCAACAAAAAGTTTAAGTGAAATATTGCGTCTTTTTGAGGAGATGGTTGAGAGAGGAGATCAGCAGGAGCTTTATAAGAATGCCGATATAATAAAGGCTTCTTTTTACAAAGTGCTTAAGAAAGAGAAGATTGCGTCTGGCATGTTTATGCAGCCAGGGAGCGAGGATGCTGCTACTGCCGGAGAAGTTAAAAAGACTGAAGAAGGAGAAGAGACTGTTTCCAATAATCCTTTTGCAGAGGTTGAGAGAGGGTTTAAGGAACTGTATGCCAAATATAAACTAGAGAGAGCAAGTTATACTAAGGAGCAGGAGAAAGGCAAAGAAGAGAATCTTAAATTGAAGCTTGGTATTATTGATGAGATAAATAAGTTGCTTGAGAAAGCGGAGGATGTTAATCATACTTTCCCTGCTTTCAGAGATTTGCAGGCAAAGTGGAAGGCACTTGGCGCTGTTCCTCAGGAGAAAGCAAAAGACTTGTGGGAGAACTACAATCATACAATAGAAAAGTTCTATGATTATATTAAAATCAATAATGAGTTCAGGGATATAGACTTTAAGAAAAATCTTGAGGCCAAGACTGAACTTTGCAAAAAGGCTGAGTATCTGGTAAATGCAAAGAACGTAGTTAATGCTTTTAACGAACTGCAAAAATTGCATGAAGAGTGGAAAGACCTTGGGCCAGTTGCAAAAGATCAAAGGGAACCGATATGGGAAAGATTTAAGGCTGCTACATCTCAAATAAACAAAAAGCATCAGGAGTACTTTGAAAATCTAAAAGAGCAGCAGAAGAAAAATCTGGCTGGCAAGAGTGAGCTTTGCGAGAGTGCTGAGAAGATTGCGGAAGAAAAACCGGAAGAATCTAATCAGTGGAATATGCTCTCCAAGAAAATGGAGGAGCTGCAGGCAAAGTGGAAAACAATAGGTTTTGCTTCTAAGAAAGATAATCAGAAAATATACGACAGGTTTAGAGCTGCATGCGATAAATTCTACAATGCAAAGCGTGATTATTATGCTAAGTTTAAGGATGTTATGCAGGAGAATCTGAAGAAGAAAGAGGAGCTTTGCGCAGAGGCGGAGAAGCTGATGGAGAGCGAGGATTGGAAGAAGACTACAGACCAGCTTATTAATTTGCAAAAAGTTTGGAAGTCAGTAGGACCGGTTGCAAGAAAACAGTCTGATGTTGTATGGAAAAGATTTAGGGCTGCTTGCGATGAATTTTTTGATAAAAAGGCAAAACATTTTGGAGGGGAAGATGAAAAGTTTGGGGAGAATTTAACTGCTAAACGTGCTCTGATAGAGGAGATTAAAGCATACGCTCCAAAGGAGTCCAAAGATGAGAACATAGCTGCTTTGAGGGGTTTCCAGGAAAGATGGAATAGCATTGGCTTTGTACCTTTTAAAGAGAAAGAAGAGATTGTAAAAGAATATGATGATGCTCTGAATCTGCATTTTAAAGATTTGAGAGATCCTGATGAGGAGAAAAAGATGAACCGTCTGAAGAGACTTATTACGGATGCTAAATCTTCCGGCAAGGGTGATAGGGGAATTAGATTTGAGAGAGAGAAACTTCTTGCTAAATTCCGCAAGGTTGAATCTGATATTTCCACTTTGGAAAACAATATGGGATTTTTTGCCAAATCCAAAAATGCTGACTTGATAAAAGAGGACATTAAGAAGAAGATAGCTGCTGGCAAAGAGGAACTTAAGCAGCTGGAGGAGAAGATTAAAATGATTGATAAAAACTTTTAA
- the trmD gene encoding tRNA (guanosine(37)-N1)-methyltransferase TrmD, whose translation MALRKTTVGNKKSSLRIDILTAVPELLESPLNFSIVERAKKKGLVKIFIHNIRDYAKGKYKKVDDYSYGGDAGMVMMVEPIYTLITKLKKQRKYDEIIYLTPDGEVFNQQIANKLSLAKNIILLCGHYKGIDHRIREHLITKEISIGDYVLSGGEIAAAAIADTIIRLLPGALSDETSALSDSFQDNLLSAPIYTRPANFKGWKVPDILLSGDHDKIAQWNDEQALARTKKLRPDLLK comes from the coding sequence ATGGCACTGAGAAAAACAACTGTCGGGAATAAAAAAAGTTCTCTTAGAATTGACATATTAACCGCTGTGCCAGAACTACTTGAAAGCCCATTAAATTTTTCAATAGTAGAGCGCGCAAAGAAAAAAGGATTGGTAAAAATCTTTATCCATAACATAAGAGACTATGCCAAAGGCAAATACAAAAAAGTAGATGACTATAGTTATGGCGGAGATGCCGGCATGGTAATGATGGTAGAGCCTATTTACACGCTTATCACAAAACTTAAGAAGCAGCGCAAATATGATGAAATAATTTATCTTACTCCCGACGGTGAAGTCTTTAATCAGCAGATAGCCAATAAGTTATCACTTGCAAAAAATATCATCCTGCTTTGCGGACACTATAAAGGCATAGATCATCGCATACGTGAGCATCTGATAACCAAAGAGATATCAATAGGAGACTACGTCCTTAGCGGAGGAGAAATTGCGGCGGCAGCAATTGCAGATACAATAATCAGACTGCTGCCAGGCGCTCTATCTGACGAGACATCAGCCCTTTCCGATAGTTTCCAGGATAATCTTTTATCAGCCCCAATCTATACAAGACCGGCAAATTTTAAAGGATGGAAAGTTCCCGATATTCTGTTGTCCGGAGATCATGACAAGATTGCGCAATGGAATGATGAACAGGCTCTTGCGCGTACCAAGAAGCTACGTCCGGATCTGTTGAAGTAA
- a CDS encoding GNAT family N-acetyltransferase, whose translation MKINIYVANESHQKYAEEIVNLMFISAQERGTGIAKRSPEYVKEKMRDGKAVIALTEDGTFAGFSYIETWSHTKFVANSGLIVAHQFRKTGLAKKIKSKIFELSRTMYPFAKIFSITTGLAVMKINTEMGYHPVPFSELTDDKEFWMGCQGCRNFDILQRNNFKMCLCTALLYDPVKQEKKDAAPAGFMSKVAQKFRISSNK comes from the coding sequence ATGAAAATTAACATCTATGTTGCTAATGAGAGCCATCAGAAGTATGCAGAGGAAATTGTAAATCTGATGTTCATCTCCGCACAAGAACGCGGAACCGGAATAGCAAAAAGGTCTCCCGAATATGTAAAAGAGAAAATGAGAGACGGCAAGGCAGTTATTGCACTTACAGAAGACGGAACCTTTGCAGGTTTCTCATATATAGAGACTTGGAGCCATACAAAGTTTGTGGCGAATTCCGGTCTTATAGTAGCTCATCAGTTTAGAAAGACCGGTCTTGCAAAAAAAATCAAGAGTAAGATTTTTGAACTTTCAAGGACGATGTACCCATTTGCAAAAATCTTCAGCATCACAACCGGACTTGCTGTTATGAAGATAAACACCGAGATGGGATACCACCCGGTTCCGTTCTCTGAACTTACAGATGATAAGGAGTTTTGGATGGGCTGCCAGGGGTGCAGAAATTTTGATATTCTGCAACGCAACAACTTTAAAATGTGCTTATGCACAGCGCTCCTGTATGATCCTGTAAAACAGGAGAAAAAAGATGCCGCGCCTGCAGGATTTATGTCCAAGGTTGCACAAAAATTCAGAATAAGCAGCAATAAATAA
- the argG gene encoding argininosuccinate synthase, translating into MSKKVVLAFSGGLDTSFCVPYLKEQGYEVHTVMVNTGGFDSKEVAKIEKRAKDLGAASHTTVDAVDTYYKKGIKYLIFGNVLKNDTYPLSVSSERIFQALEVLKLVKKLKAEYVAHGSTGAGNDQVRFDVVFNVLAPNVKIIAPIREHSFQRKYEIDYLVKHGFDFSWSKSKYSINQGIWGSSIGGVETLSSDGYLPEEAYLHHVTKQGTEKLSIEFLKGEIVGVNGKKMNPVSAIREVAKRANAYGIGRDIHIGDTIIGIKGRVGFEAAAPLVIIKAHHLLEKHVLVKGQLNWKDHISIYYGQLMHEAQYLDPTARDMEAFLESAQRNVTGTVEVLLRPYCFFVLGCKSKYDLMNSHFGAYGELNKSYTGQDVIGFTKVMSNPLKIYYSLHNEK; encoded by the coding sequence ATGAGCAAAAAAGTAGTTTTAGCATTTAGCGGAGGTTTGGATACTTCCTTCTGCGTTCCCTATTTAAAAGAGCAAGGATATGAAGTTCACACAGTAATGGTTAATACCGGAGGCTTTGACAGCAAGGAAGTTGCGAAGATTGAAAAGAGAGCAAAAGATTTAGGGGCGGCAAGCCATACAACCGTTGATGCTGTTGACACATACTACAAGAAGGGTATTAAGTATCTGATTTTTGGTAATGTACTTAAAAATGACACTTATCCTTTAAGTGTTAGTTCTGAGAGAATCTTTCAGGCTCTTGAAGTTCTTAAATTGGTAAAAAAGCTTAAAGCTGAATATGTAGCGCACGGCAGCACAGGTGCCGGCAATGACCAGGTAAGATTTGACGTCGTTTTTAATGTTCTTGCCCCTAACGTAAAAATCATCGCCCCTATCAGAGAGCATTCTTTCCAAAGGAAATATGAAATTGACTATCTTGTTAAGCATGGATTTGATTTTTCATGGTCAAAGAGCAAATACTCTATTAATCAGGGTATTTGGGGAAGCAGCATAGGAGGAGTGGAGACACTTTCTTCTGATGGCTATCTGCCTGAGGAGGCCTATCTTCATCATGTCACAAAGCAAGGTACGGAGAAACTTTCTATTGAATTTCTAAAAGGAGAAATTGTAGGAGTTAACGGGAAAAAGATGAACCCTGTTAGTGCGATAAGGGAAGTTGCAAAACGCGCAAATGCCTATGGCATAGGACGTGACATTCATATCGGCGACACTATTATTGGAATAAAAGGAAGAGTCGGATTTGAAGCCGCAGCACCGCTTGTCATTATAAAAGCACATCATCTTTTGGAAAAACATGTACTTGTAAAAGGTCAGCTGAATTGGAAAGACCATATCTCAATTTATTATGGACAGCTTATGCATGAGGCTCAGTATCTGGATCCTACGGCAAGAGACATGGAAGCTTTTCTAGAGAGCGCTCAAAGGAATGTTACAGGTACTGTTGAGGTTTTGCTAAGACCATATTGCTTCTTTGTGCTTGGATGCAAGAGCAAATATGATTTGATGAATTCTCATTTTGGCGCATACGGGGAACTTAATAAATCCTATACAGGCCAGGATGTTATCGGCTTTACAAAAGTCATGTCCAACCCGCTGAAGATTTATTACAGCCTACATAATGAAAAATAA
- the argC gene encoding N-acetyl-gamma-glutamyl-phosphate reductase encodes MIRAAIAGGTGYTAGETMRILLYHPDVKVVSVLSTTSVGETVTSVHRDLLGETDIKFTDQLNDPDVLFLCLGHGLSREFIDTHNIPDSCKIIDLGNDFRIDPSYKGRDFIYGLTDQNRNLIKKANNIANPGCFATAIQNAIVPLAKAGLLCGEVHATGITGSTGAGKKPSSTSHFSWRDNNISIYKLFTHQHLGEIKSNLERIFEENAHQKKIDGTKQNSEGAVPQINFVPMRGDFTRGIFASIYTRWNGADGKGMPADIPAEQALAEAVKIYKEFYKESPFTFISEEDISLKDVVNTNKALLHIELHNGYIHIASVIDNLVKGAAGQAVENMNLMFGLPETEGLKFKPSAF; translated from the coding sequence ATGATAAGGGCTGCAATAGCCGGAGGAACAGGATACACCGCAGGAGAAACAATGAGAATATTGTTGTATCATCCTGATGTAAAGGTTGTTTCCGTCTTAAGCACGACAAGCGTCGGCGAGACCGTGACCTCCGTTCACAGAGACCTGCTTGGAGAAACAGATATAAAATTCACGGACCAATTAAATGATCCGGATGTGCTTTTTCTCTGCCTGGGTCATGGACTGTCAAGAGAATTCATTGATACTCATAATATTCCCGATAGTTGTAAAATCATTGATTTAGGCAATGATTTTAGAATTGACCCATCTTATAAGGGGAGAGATTTTATCTACGGATTAACAGACCAAAACAGGAATTTGATAAAAAAAGCAAATAATATTGCAAACCCCGGCTGTTTTGCAACTGCAATCCAGAATGCAATTGTGCCACTTGCTAAGGCGGGACTTTTGTGCGGAGAGGTGCACGCTACTGGCATAACCGGCTCTACGGGAGCAGGCAAAAAGCCCTCATCTACAAGTCATTTCAGCTGGAGAGACAATAATATTTCCATTTACAAATTATTTACTCATCAGCATCTTGGAGAGATAAAAAGTAATCTTGAAAGAATATTTGAAGAGAATGCTCATCAGAAAAAAATAGATGGAACTAAACAAAATTCTGAAGGCGCCGTACCTCAAATTAATTTTGTCCCGATGCGCGGAGATTTTACCCGCGGAATTTTTGCAAGCATATATACCAGGTGGAACGGAGCTGATGGCAAAGGAATGCCGGCAGATATTCCTGCAGAGCAAGCACTTGCAGAGGCCGTAAAAATTTACAAAGAGTTTTACAAAGAGTCGCCGTTCACATTTATAAGTGAAGAAGATATTTCACTTAAAGATGTTGTCAACACCAATAAAGCATTATTACACATTGAACTTCACAATGGATATATCCACATTGCATCGGTCATAGATAATCTTGTGAAAGGTGCTGCCGGACAAGCTGTTGAGAACATGAATCTGATGTTTGGGCTGCCTGAAACCGAAGGTTTGAAATTTAAGCCGAGCGCATTTTAG
- a CDS encoding acetylornithine carbamoyltransferase, which produces MAKNKIEKIVTVSDVGNLNKALKKAKKMKNHPFDYKIFGEDKTILLVFFNSSLRTRLSTQRAALNLGMNVMVLDINQGAWKLETERGVVMDGDKSEHILEAIPVMGSYCDIIGVRSFAGLQKREDDYSEKILNQFIKYSGRPVISMESATRHPMQAFADLITINEYKKTEHPKIVMSWAPHPKALPQAVPNSFAEWILAAGYELVITQPRGYELDPAITKGAKIEYDQEKAFKGADFIYGKNWSAYEEPNYGKVICTDRDWTIDSRKMALTNNAYFMHCLPVRRNMIVTDDVIEGKNSLVIPEAANRVVSAQTVIEQILEQLDY; this is translated from the coding sequence ATGGCAAAAAATAAAATTGAAAAAATAGTTACAGTAAGTGATGTTGGTAATTTGAATAAGGCATTGAAAAAGGCCAAGAAAATGAAAAATCATCCATTTGATTATAAGATATTTGGAGAGGACAAGACTATACTTCTGGTGTTTTTTAATTCAAGTTTAAGGACTAGATTGAGCACGCAGAGGGCTGCGCTTAATCTTGGAATGAATGTTATGGTTTTGGATATTAATCAAGGGGCATGGAAGCTGGAGACGGAAAGAGGCGTTGTAATGGACGGAGATAAGAGCGAGCACATTTTGGAGGCAATTCCTGTAATGGGCTCATATTGTGATATTATCGGAGTCCGCTCTTTTGCAGGTTTGCAAAAAAGAGAGGATGACTATTCGGAGAAGATTCTTAATCAGTTTATTAAATACAGCGGACGTCCGGTGATTAGCATGGAATCTGCAACCCGCCACCCGATGCAGGCCTTTGCTGACTTGATAACAATCAATGAGTACAAAAAAACAGAACATCCTAAAATTGTAATGAGCTGGGCTCCCCATCCAAAGGCCCTGCCGCAGGCTGTTCCTAATTCTTTTGCAGAGTGGATTTTGGCCGCAGGTTATGAGCTTGTAATTACACAACCACGTGGTTATGAGCTAGATCCTGCAATAACAAAAGGTGCTAAAATAGAATACGACCAAGAGAAGGCTTTTAAAGGAGCTGATTTCATTTACGGTAAAAATTGGTCTGCATACGAAGAGCCAAATTATGGAAAAGTAATTTGCACGGACAGAGATTGGACTATAGATTCCCGGAAGATGGCTCTGACCAACAACGCGTATTTCATGCACTGTCTTCCGGTAAGAAGGAACATGATTGTGACAGATGACGTTATTGAAGGCAAAAACTCTCTTGTAATTCCGGAGGCGGCAAACAGAGTTGTATCTGCACAAACGGTTATAGAGCAAATACTTGAACAGTTAGATTATTAA
- the argB gene encoding acetylglutamate kinase, whose translation MESLKVIKIGGNVIDKQEALEKFLDNFCCVAGPKILVHGGGAVATELAKKLGIEVKMIEGRRVTGSSMLKLVTMVYAGLINKQLVASLQKRGCDAIGLSGADGNAVPAYKRKDDKIDWGFVGDVESSDINTRLIDTFIGSNMVPVFCAITHDCGGSLLNTNADTMAREIAAAMSSIYNVELIYCFDKQGVLSNPNDDESVIPLITKESFSKMKESGQVSGGMIPKLDNAFKALENGVRRVVIKHADNLLEGKKTDIILKNFDE comes from the coding sequence ATGGAAAGTCTGAAAGTAATAAAGATTGGCGGCAACGTAATAGATAAGCAGGAAGCGCTGGAGAAATTTCTGGATAATTTTTGCTGCGTTGCCGGACCTAAAATTTTGGTTCACGGAGGAGGCGCTGTTGCAACTGAACTGGCAAAGAAGCTTGGCATAGAAGTTAAAATGATAGAGGGCAGAAGGGTCACCGGCAGTTCTATGCTCAAGCTGGTAACAATGGTCTATGCTGGCTTGATTAACAAGCAGTTAGTTGCATCTCTGCAAAAACGGGGATGTGATGCTATTGGCCTTTCCGGAGCAGATGGAAACGCAGTTCCTGCGTATAAGCGCAAAGACGATAAAATTGACTGGGGCTTTGTTGGAGATGTTGAATCTTCTGACATAAATACCAGACTAATAGACACTTTCATCGGGAGCAATATGGTCCCTGTATTTTGTGCAATTACTCACGATTGCGGTGGTTCTCTTCTCAATACTAATGCGGATACAATGGCAAGAGAAATTGCAGCCGCAATGTCATCAATCTATAATGTTGAACTTATATATTGTTTTGACAAACAAGGAGTTCTAAGCAATCCCAATGATGATGAAAGTGTTATTCCGCTAATAACAAAAGAGAGTTTTTCCAAGATGAAAGAGAGCGGACAAGTTTCCGGAGGCATGATTCCAAAACTAGATAATGCATTTAAAGCTCTGGAAAATGGCGTAAGGAGAGTTGTCATAAAACACGCGGATAATTTGCTTGAGGGAAAGAAAACAGATATAATCCTTAAGAATTTTGATGAATAA
- a CDS encoding M20/M25/M40 family metallo-hydrolase: MNNTLNSTPNNTLEINELSDKAICLLKEIIKIPACSFDEKQKSDYLFKYISEEAKAINKNANAVTVKRIGKNIIAYRNDFSKEKKTLMLSAHIDTVKAADSYTVDPYGATEKGDKIIGLGSNDDGAGLVSLTETFFYFCNRNSNVNILLALSTEEERSGKGGMTAIIKELRKSANKNIKPNFAIVGEPTQMNPAIAERGLLVLDGKATGKSGHAARNEGINALYIAADDIQTLRNYKFKRHSALMGDVKLTVTQINAGTAHNVVPDSCSFVIDIRPTEKYGNEEIWKMLQKRVKSKLTPRSLEHKVSSTPANHILLKCIKKQGLKPFVSPTSSDWTRMDIPAIKMGPGDSARSHRADEFIYKREIKEGVKKYIEFIRAL, from the coding sequence ATGAATAACACACTAAATAGCACGCCGAATAACACATTGGAAATAAATGAATTATCAGACAAAGCCATTTGCCTGCTAAAGGAAATTATCAAGATTCCGGCATGCTCCTTTGATGAGAAGCAAAAGAGCGATTACCTGTTTAAGTACATATCAGAAGAGGCGAAAGCGATTAACAAAAATGCAAATGCAGTTACCGTAAAACGTATTGGCAAAAACATAATCGCATACAGAAATGATTTCTCCAAAGAGAAGAAGACGCTTATGTTATCGGCTCATATTGATACAGTTAAAGCGGCTGACAGCTATACTGTTGATCCTTACGGCGCAACAGAAAAAGGAGATAAAATAATAGGACTTGGGAGCAATGATGACGGAGCCGGTTTGGTCTCTCTAACGGAGACTTTTTTCTATTTCTGCAACCGCAATTCAAATGTGAATATTCTTCTTGCCCTTTCCACGGAAGAAGAGCGGAGCGGAAAAGGCGGCATGACCGCTATTATCAAGGAGTTACGTAAATCTGCAAATAAAAATATTAAACCCAATTTTGCAATTGTCGGTGAACCTACCCAAATGAATCCGGCAATAGCTGAAAGAGGCCTCCTGGTTCTTGACGGAAAGGCAACAGGCAAGAGCGGACATGCTGCAAGAAATGAAGGCATTAACGCTCTGTACATTGCTGCTGATGATATTCAAACTTTGCGCAACTACAAATTTAAGAGACATTCCGCGCTGATGGGAGATGTAAAATTAACTGTGACTCAGATAAATGCAGGAACGGCTCATAATGTAGTTCCCGACAGTTGCTCATTTGTAATTGATATCCGCCCTACTGAAAAATATGGGAATGAGGAGATATGGAAAATGTTGCAAAAAAGGGTGAAAAGCAAGCTGACTCCGCGCAGCCTGGAACACAAAGTATCATCAACTCCTGCAAATCACATATTACTTAAATGCATTAAGAAACAGGGACTTAAGCCATTTGTTTCCCCTACTTCATCAGATTGGACCAGAATGGATATTCCGGCAATTAAAATGGGCCCGGGAGATTCTGCAAGAAGTCACAGGGCAGATGAATTTATTTACAAGAGAGAGATAAAAGAAGGGGTAAAAAAATATATAGAATTTATTAGAGCATTGTAA
- the argH gene encoding argininosuccinate lyase, whose product MATLWNKGISATKAVEDFTTGKDRELDLRLAKFDVIGSKAHIKMLQKIGLLKAEEEKKLQGGLDEILKEISSGKFKLAPDVEDIHSQVELLLTKRLGTIGKKIHSGRSRNDQVLVDLKLFFKDECEIVRDEVLELFNTLQNLSEKYKNVILPGYTHFQIAMPSSFGLWFGAYAETLADDMIMLKAAYSIANQNPLGSAAGYGSSFPLDREMTTKLLGFKTLSYNSIAAQLGRGKTEKAVASAIGQIAGTINKLAEDCCIYMCPNFGFIKFPDELTTGSSIMPHKKNPDVWEILRGNCNMIQAAQNEISMMTTNLPHGYHRDYQLLKEVIFPSLEKMHSCLKMTKYMLDNISVNEDILKDKKYEVMFTVEEVNRLAASGIPFRDAYKTVGIKVNKGNYKFDGKRDKDGRITVSSLKHSHSGSIGNLCNKEIKKKMQQALF is encoded by the coding sequence ATGGCAACACTCTGGAACAAAGGGATTAGCGCAACAAAAGCTGTAGAAGATTTTACCACAGGAAAAGATAGAGAACTGGACTTGCGCCTTGCAAAATTTGATGTGATTGGTTCAAAGGCCCACATAAAAATGTTGCAAAAAATAGGATTGCTAAAGGCAGAAGAAGAGAAAAAACTTCAAGGAGGGCTAGATGAAATTTTAAAAGAAATATCCTCCGGAAAGTTCAAACTTGCCCCAGATGTTGAGGACATACACTCACAAGTGGAACTGCTTCTTACCAAGAGACTTGGAACTATCGGGAAAAAAATACATTCCGGACGTTCACGCAATGACCAGGTGCTTGTTGACCTTAAACTTTTCTTTAAGGATGAGTGTGAAATTGTCAGGGATGAAGTGCTGGAACTTTTTAACACTTTGCAAAATCTTAGTGAAAAATATAAAAACGTTATACTCCCCGGATACACTCATTTTCAGATTGCTATGCCATCGTCATTCGGTCTTTGGTTTGGAGCATACGCAGAAACACTTGCAGATGACATGATTATGCTTAAGGCAGCATACTCAATAGCTAATCAGAATCCTCTAGGAAGTGCGGCAGGATATGGAAGTTCATTTCCTCTGGACAGAGAAATGACCACAAAACTTCTTGGCTTTAAAACGCTGAGTTATAATTCTATAGCGGCACAACTAGGAAGAGGTAAAACAGAAAAAGCGGTAGCCTCGGCGATAGGTCAGATTGCAGGGACAATAAATAAACTTGCAGAGGATTGCTGCATCTACATGTGCCCGAATTTTGGATTCATTAAATTTCCCGACGAGCTGACAACAGGCAGCAGCATAATGCCGCACAAAAAAAATCCTGACGTATGGGAGATTTTGCGCGGCAATTGCAACATGATACAAGCTGCTCAAAATGAGATCTCTATGATGACCACAAATCTTCCTCACGGATACCACAGGGACTACCAGCTGCTCAAAGAAGTAATATTTCCGTCACTGGAAAAAATGCATTCATGCCTAAAGATGACAAAATATATGCTTGACAATATCTCTGTAAATGAGGATATTCTGAAGGATAAAAAATATGAAGTAATGTTTACCGTAGAGGAAGTGAACCGCCTTGCCGCCTCCGGAATACCATTCAGAGATGCGTATAAAACTGTCGGGATAAAAGTGAATAAGGGCAATTATAAATTTGACGGCAAAAGAGATAAAGACGGCCGCATCACTGTAAGCTCTCTAAAACACTCGCACTCCGGAAGCATTGGAAATCTGTGCAATAAAGAGATAAAAAAGAAAATGCAGCAAGCTTTGTTTTAG